Proteins from a single region of Plasmodium brasilianum strain Bolivian I chromosome 13, whole genome shotgun sequence:
- a CDS encoding fam-l protein produces MEKKIKSTLFSKIIFFIVLTWICHHNDDVSTFNKLWYNNYTYDKKLYRETYRLLSICEKYNNSSIRSLKETMPNNGFNSENYIFNNEKGDIKKNKRSNVSSSKNVQGNKEAMKNKSCIFETKSYSRLEKNLFKELDYVNFLKNNRTISDELYKKILCKIYGLRLSLPLVFLLLLSILFILDYSCGYGLINGLFGIMNLRSKEWLKALHNRLFESPLKWMGVILESNNKATIVSFFFRTLIYYIPLIILGITLILMIFYYHKKVIKYQKIKYRKR; encoded by the exons atggaaaaaaaaattaaatcaactttatttagtaaaattattttctttatcgTTTTAACTTGGATATGCCACCATAATGATGACgta agtACGTTTAACAAATTATGGTATAATAACTACacatatgataaaaaattatatagagAAACCTATAGGTTACTATCAATATGTGAGAAGTATAATAATTCTAGTATTAGAAGTTTAAAAGAAACAATGCCAAATAATGGATTCAACagtgaaaattatatatttaataatgaaaaaggagacataaaaaaaaacaaaagatcAAATGTAAGTTCATCCAAAAATGTTCAAGGAAATAAAGAAgctatgaaaaataaatcttgtaTATTCGAAACAAAAAGTTATTCCcgtttagaaaaaaatttattcaaaGAACTGGATTACGTGAATTTTCTTAAGAATAACAGAACAATTAGTGACGAGTTGtacaagaaaatattatgtaaaatatatggatTACGACTTTCATTGCCTTTAGTGTTTCTCTTGTTGTTAtcaatattattcatattagaTTATTCTTGTGGTTATGGGCTTATAAATGGGTTGTTTGGGATAATGAATCTCCGTTCAAAAGAGTGGTTGAAAGCTTTACATAATAGGTTGTTTGAATCTCCTTTAAAGTGGATGGGTGTAATATTAGAAAGTAATAATAAGGCCACTATTGTCtcgtttttttttagaactctaatatattacataccattaattatattaggtATAACACTTATAttaatgattttttattaccacaaaaaagttataaaatatcAGAAAATTAAGTAcagaaaaaggtaa
- a CDS encoding hypothetical protein (Plasmodium exported protein): MECSKHKGEKAIVFSKKARLTIFGFCFKFAMYLIFTPLNPFWRLKIIRKPRKGYSPTGTLLFFNHLSSLDPWVAAASTLWWCTKFVFKSSLFKIPMGGLILYLAGDIPIYFTQGKGGWEVKPGGVEDIMKKCKKYKDLNISTVVFPEGTRSLNGQLQLFKSGFFRYAIENNCEILPCAIHGTNNMWPVKGKMLDIGTAYVSFGEPFYSTENMTVDELKEKTRNAIFELIKDFPDYDPERDTLSTEITRIRGHENIDQSENDEKGESIGKNNSRSEVNKLVKRSSCVICKPFAAIDSFFEKLLYGKFSYTYEYRKCTDPIGKKSLKHSSRINKALTFTIPGIFTFMGILLLFLVHTYLRNSLFVKLLGDNYEIWGETFINFVRNKGGSFVLLLYAILSILIVIYTLVNFLKYTIKVGGNEVIS, encoded by the exons ATGGAATGTTCTAAACATAAGGGGGAAAAAGCAa TTGTATTTAGTAAAAAAGCAAGATTAACTATATTTggtttttgttttaaatttgcTATGTACCTTa TTTTTACCCCTCTTAATCCATTTTGgagattaaaaataataagaaaaccTAGGAAAGGTTATAGTCCAACTGGGActctcttattttttaatcatttGTCTTCACTCGATCCGTGGGTGGCTGCTGCAAGCACTTTATGGTGGTGTacaaaatttgtttttaaaagttcattatttaaaataccCATGGGAGGTCTGATATTATATTTAGCAGGGGATATTCCAATATACTTTACTCAAGGAAAAGGAGGATGGGAAGTAAAGCCAGGAGGCGTTGAagatattatgaaaaaatgtaaaaagtataaaGATTTAAATATTAGCACAGTTGTATTTCCAGAAGGTACAAGATCTCTTAATGGACAATTACAGTTATTCAAATCTGGATTTTTTAGATATGCAATTGAAAACAATTGTGAAATATTACCTTGTGCAATACATGGAACAAACAATATGTGGCCtgttaaaggaaaaatgttAGACATAGGAACTGCATATGTTTCTTTTGGTGAACCCTTTTATTCAACGGAAAATATGACCGTTGATGAGCTGAAGGAAAAAACTAGAAATGCTATTTTTGAATTGATCAAAGATTTCCCAGATTATGATCCAGAG AGAGATACGTTATCAACCGAAATAACGAGAATAAGGGGCCAcg aaaatattgaTCAGTcagaaaatgatgaaaaggGTGAATCTAtaggtaaaaataattcaagaTCTGAAGTAAACAAATTAGTTAAGAGATCCTCATGTGTTATATGTAAACCATTTGCAGCTATAGATAGTTTTTTTGAAAAGCTATTATATGGGAAATTTAgttatacatatgaatacaGGAAATGTACTGATCCTATAggtaaaaaaagtttaaaacaTTCGTCAAGAATTAATAAAGCTTTAACATTTACTATACCAggaatatttacttttatgggtattttattactttttttggTACACACATATTTAAGAAATTCATTATTTGTGAAATTATTAGGAGACAACTATGAAATATGGGGTGaaacttttataaatttcgTGAGGAATAAGGGAGGTTCATTCGTGTTATTGTTGTATGCCATATTAAGtattttaattgttattTATACACTGgtaaatttcttaaaatatacaataaaagtAGGAGGAAATGAAGTTATATCCTAg
- a CDS encoding hypothetical protein (Plasmodium exported protein): MEKKIMSLLFINIAMFILLTWISHFYNDVISTQNKFFYQHYDLDRKFHKRSYRLLSNDKQDVASYINEEIPNNVEYPNIYIHNNESADKGKNKQLNDVSLNILEGYKLAKKDNFPVYRRINSRFPKKILGGDICYKNNLMKDIYIDVKSLRKRVNKKRGMLSSLFDKCPLVKMMVCLSLLMFIFVLINCIMLNSFIIFKVVGVIALSLLILEYALFKVFNKMKENENLINTHYEIDNKKHFTFNKEDFYNNYDFLFL, encoded by the exons atggaaaaaaaaattatgtctctactttttattaatattgctATGTTTATCCTTCTAACTTGGATAAGTCATTTTTACAATGACGTAATA AGTACtcaaaacaaatttttttatcagcACTACGACCTTGATagaaaatttcataaaagaTCATATCGATTACTATCAAATGATAAACAGGATGTGgcttcatatataaatgaagagATACCAAATAATGTAGAGTAcccaaacatatatatacataataatgaatCAGCAGACAAgggaaaaaacaaacaacTTAATGATGTTTCACTGAATATTTTGGAAGGTTATAAACTTgctaaaaaagataatttcCCTGTATATAGAAGAATAAATTCAcgttttccaaaaaaaatattaggtGGCGacatatgttataaaaataatcttatgaaagatatatatattgatgtTAAGTCTTTAAGAAAAAGggtgaataaaaaaagaggtaTGCTTTCTAGTTTATTTGATAAATGTCCATTAGTTAAAATGATGGTGTGTTTATCATTATTgatgtttatttttgtacTTATTAATTGTATAATGTTAAACagtttcattatttttaaagtagTTGGAGTAATTGCATTATCTCTATTAATACTTGAATACGCACTTTTTAAGGTCTTcaataaaatgaaagaaaacgaaaatttaataaatacgCATTACGAAATTGATAATAAGAAACATTTTACTTTCAATAAAGAAGACTTTTATAACaattatgattttttatttctttaa
- a CDS encoding hypothetical protein (conserved Plasmodium protein) — translation MSFVYPRVDVPESSKLVNNFIEQGENGIKEEKDKKNDEVVESIKHIKNINRTKQRTGKKIVPIETETAYEHENNEYKDYKKKKKKKKKKKKKKKKKKKKKKKKKKKKKKKKKKKKKKKKKKKKKKEEEEEERRRRKKKKKKKKKKKKKKKKKRRRRRRRRREREAEEEEEEEEEEEEEEEEEEEEEEEEEEEEEEEEEEEEEEEEEEEEEEEEEEEEEEEEEEEEEINICL, via the exons ATGTCCTTCGTTTATCCTAGAGTGGACGTACCCGAAAGTTCAAAGCTTGTAAACAATTTTATTGAGCAAGGTGAAAATGGAATTAAAGAAGAGaaagataagaaaaatgatGAAGTAGTAGAAAGCATCAaacacattaaaaatattaacagaacaaaacaaagaactggaaaaaaaattgtacctATAGAAACGGAAACAGCCT atgaacatgaaaataatgaatataaagattataaaaaaaaaaaaaaaaaaaagaagaagaagaagaagaagaagaagaagaagaagaagaagaagaagaagaagaagaagaagaagaagaagaagaagaagaagaagaagaagaagaagaagaagaagaagaagaagaaagaagaagaagaagaagaaagaagaagaagaaagaagaagaagaagaagaagaagaagaagaagaagaagaagaagaagaaaagaagaagaagaagaagaagaagaagagaaagagaagcagaagaagaagaagaagaagaagaagaagaagaagaagaagaagaagaagaagaagaagaagaagaagaagaagaagaagaagaagaagaagaagaagaagaagaagaagaagaagaagaagaagaagaagaagaagaagaagaagaagaagaagaagaagaagaagaagaagaagaagaagaaattaatatatgtttataa
- a CDS encoding hypothetical protein (Plasmodium exported protein (PHIST)), with product MGICKEFIYTLNGTHFVTYIAKNIYIFEKIKVTQAHIRSRYFLRNLCELRKNGSYNLSNNRTDTNSVVSNSCGTNNFEKKYNENEFGINVENVLQQQLSNIDIDLLRKKCYEEKIQLTEEELYSLIHNLEEVPSLPDMNIIWLQVRTIEADKFANMLYNL from the exons ATGGGTATTTGTAAGGAATTCATTTATACTTTAAATGGAACTCATTTTGTTACTTATATAGCAAAA aatatatatatatttgagaAAATTAAGGTTACACAAGCACACATAAGAAGCAGATATTTTTTAAGGAATTTATGTGAGTTAAGGAAAAATGGGAGTTATAATCTAAGTAATAATAGAACAGATACCAATTCAGTAGTTTCAAATTCATGTGGAAccaataattttgaaaagaaatataatgagAATGAATTTGGAATAAATGTGGAAAATGTTTTACAACAACAATTAAGTAATATTGACATTGATTTATTgcgaaaaaaatgttatgaagaaaaaatacaattaacTGAAGAAGAATTATATTCGTTAATTCATAATTTAGAAGAAGTTCCAAGTTTGCCTGACATGAATATTATATGGTTGCAAGTGCGCACTATTGAGGCAGATAAGTTTGCGAATATgctttataatttataa
- a CDS encoding hypothetical protein (conserved Plasmodium protein) yields the protein MFKLKVYKSKHNLLHPNERNLAEGSRLRLPTKRSFDCSFTVDESIRIYHILYVELLILGDIITYIINHINRTQSIIYSEEMLTEKVRQRVSIEMPSYPQLRIDNMTKRLKQQVEEVFLNKPLNQDKILKVYEGLRLEFDTTMQVLDCILRESHEDIRNHMLNNLPVIRLLHNSKLTDSNILISDDALSLIALRIRARILDLLQWHFEIYSLANNS from the exons atgtttaaattaaaag tttataaaagtaaacaTAATCTTTTGCACCCCAATGAAAGAAATCTTGCTGAAGGCAGTAGACTAAGGTTACCGACAAAACGTTCGTTTGATTGTTCTTTTACAGTGGATGAATCAATAAGAATTTATCATATACTTTATGTAGAATTATTAATTCTTGGTGATATCATAACTTATATCATTAATCATATAAATAGAACTCAAAGCATTATCTATTCTGAAGAAATGCTTACGGAAAAAGTGAGACAACGTGTTAGCATTGAAATGCCAAGTTATCCCCAATTGAGAATAGATAATATGACAAAAAGATTGAAGCAACAAGTTGAAGAGGTGTTCTTAAATAAACCATTAAATCaagataaaattttgaaagtATATGAAGGGTTAAGGTTGGAATTTGATACAACAATGCAAGTTTTAGATTGTATATTAAGAGAATCACATGAAGATATAAGAAATcatatgttaaataatttacCCGTTATACGTTTATTACATAATTCAAAATTGACTGacagtaatattttaataagcGATGACGCGTTATCTCTTATAGCACTTCGAATTAGAGCTAGGATACTAGACCTTTTGCAATGgcattttgaaatatattcaCTAGCAAATAATTCCTGA
- a CDS encoding hypothetical protein (Plasmodium exported protein) encodes METQKYRQLGGKKNMLYYLIKISVFTIIILILQGLTDNHNVKIYGNSEMNEGKPLYQRNKRILSKLKEDYELEHNRKCETLLRTKEGESKCENKTNNGIILAAEHVNTSTEKKELEGMKLNNGKTKNVNPSKTEINNSKKNKDSITPSFFVKLIFDEPEKAIGITMLYVGAFLKYVYQFITKSNTSTNKNKSDVSYVNFDFKNIAKIDIRKTQNVSYVNFDFKNIAKIDIRKTQDVSYVNFDLKNIAKIDIRKTLLSL; translated from the exons atggaaacacAAAAGTACAGGCAGCTAGGAGGCAAAAAGAACATGCTCTATTatcttattaaaatttcaGTCTTTaccataataattttaatactgCAAGGCCTTACTGATAAT CAcaatgttaaaatatatgggAATAGTGAAATGAACGAAGGAAAACCATTATACCAAAGAAATAAGAGAATATTAAGTAAACTTAAAGAAGACTACGAATTGGAACATAATAGAAAGTGTGAAACTTTATTACGCACTAAAGAAGGTGAAAGTAAATGCGAGAATAAGACAAACAATGGTATTATATTAGCTGCTGAACACGTAAATACATCtactgaaaaaaaagagttagAAGGAATGAAACTCAATAAtggtaaaacaaaaaatgttaatcCCTCTAAAACTGAAATTAAcaactcaaaaaaaaataaagattcTATTACACCTTCTTTCTTTgtgaaattaatttttgatGAACCAGAAAAGGCAATTGGAATAACAATGCTTTATGTAGGggcatttttaaaatatgtttatcaATTCATTACAAAAAGTAATACATCtacaaataagaataaaagtG ATGTGAGTTATGTCAATTTtgactttaaaaatattgcaaaaatAGATATTAGAAAAACACAAAATGTGAGTTATGTCAATTTtgactttaaaaatattgcaaaaatAGATATTAGAAAAACACAAGATGTGAGTTATGTCAATTTTGaccttaaaaatattgcaaaaatAGATATTAGAAAAACCCTTTTATCGCTTTAA